In a genomic window of Salminus brasiliensis chromosome 12, fSalBra1.hap2, whole genome shotgun sequence:
- the LOC140573843 gene encoding insulin isoform X1 — MQSPSLLLLLVFCATPLLTPCGGFGNRRLCGIQLVEALLFVCGEKGVFYQPGRRIRQDNLPGVMMKDGGLFPLEVREVMQKSGSRMKKRGIVEQCCHFYCDYYDLENYCNT; from the exons ATGCAGAGCCCCtctctgctgctgttgctggtgTTCTGCGCCACCCCACTGCTGACCCCCTGTGGCGGGTTTGGGAACCGCAGGCTGTGTGGCATTCAGCTGGTGGAGGcgctgctgtttgtgtgtggagAGAAAGGCGTCTTCTACCAGCCTGGGAGGCGCATACGACAGGACAACCttc CAGGTGTTATGATGAAGGATGGCGGGCTCTTCCCACTGGAGGTCAGAGAGGTCATGCAGAAGTCAGGATCCAGAATGAAGAAAAGGGGGATTGTGGAGCAGTGCTGCCATTTCTACTGCGACTACTACGACCTGGAGAACTACTGCAACACCTAG
- the LOC140573843 gene encoding insulin isoform X2 translates to MQSPSLLLLLVFCATPLLTPCGGFGNRRLCGIQLVEALLFVCGEKGVFYQPGRRIRQDNLRVMMKDGGLFPLEVREVMQKSGSRMKKRGIVEQCCHFYCDYYDLENYCNT, encoded by the exons ATGCAGAGCCCCtctctgctgctgttgctggtgTTCTGCGCCACCCCACTGCTGACCCCCTGTGGCGGGTTTGGGAACCGCAGGCTGTGTGGCATTCAGCTGGTGGAGGcgctgctgtttgtgtgtggagAGAAAGGCGTCTTCTACCAGCCTGGGAGGCGCATACGACAGGACAACCttc GTGTTATGATGAAGGATGGCGGGCTCTTCCCACTGGAGGTCAGAGAGGTCATGCAGAAGTCAGGATCCAGAATGAAGAAAAGGGGGATTGTGGAGCAGTGCTGCCATTTCTACTGCGACTACTACGACCTGGAGAACTACTGCAACACCTAG
- the scaf1 gene encoding uncharacterized protein scaf1, whose product MPQQCTEYHFTNSDFDVELTAEVRLEEASSLAFLVPAAPRFDLFRKTGYKFDTASFRLSAPKPEKNFTDCLFPPVPFPKLTAAQMPRPSSLCTSQRETETAKSPLPSSPSTSPSSPSSAPSSPTSSPSSCSPGGRGTGYREDEDDGHVGDGMVGKAGDGVSSTSSSVAPSSLPVPPPLSLNPLHHVPSPPDLHGDDQREGSELEIYDPFHPTDGEGERGMDQDEEEEEDEEEEEEEGEKYDPFEPTGSPASEKEAEEDEEEERELEIEEDGSTVSSIPCEVKDDKEVELEAAAEAGGPPPDSTETLIPLPEDEDEEETPTQLTRNTPMREREKGMRQRRRDDSEHDSEIEEGEIVGANERSREREVERRREVLLPSPGSPSFLQGGGLKPERILRVLDGEGFVSVRAEGEWDREPVPPVGLGDLRRKLTSRRKDRFRSCPSSASVSPPPPSALPLPPPSPPASLPQSVEKARSRKSSKSSKERDRRKRKESKGEDKEKRKKRKEGKGESGGGSGESKERDHERRSRRAGKEKDKDRRRSSRSDSRKRKSRRQSTPEPSSRSHSQNTSRHVHGRRSWSSPSEGRHRGRERDRDRDREREKERDRDKERERDHYRDRRRERDSRKKEDRKRDRDEESRRSSSRDRGSVKRRRESSERRDREKDRERERERDRRRDGRPVVPPSIQDLNGSDLFAIKRTITVTSTPTTTVPSSPAHGQDLQRSPGQSSDKPRKRKRKRRRRSDDERVDEERRDRSRPSSLTPPRYHSYESDRLSDRPEPDMLSLDGEALDSDYPSLEDSPLLPPPPEPPLPSPKPKSTAPKSSRRHDKKKSRSSKKTGQSESSTSSSSHRPKTKSKGLLPSLSPPLSASSGNTASLPPATSSSTGKRRKVGKEKGGKKESGRSGRSKKLGGSSRKAKLQSKVSVLVREGVSSTTGNSGKLGIDLLGPSGVGGAAGPSVVGGSIAVVFRRDNESRSPFLKPCSEPLSLPGRAKELSKTSKQRNTLAPLSSTSPAGLKSKKAKPSSTTSTSSSASSPTSSSAAKRRRRPGKKPREKGLALDGPDANSANSSTLGSGWAGASADIQPLGGVGPKQSSPPSALPGPTPSSSSSSSSSSSTSVLPPSSSPPHTPPLSLPPSRDTRESSPDSQTVDSSCKTPEPSFLSEECPAQSQSSLLAPSKSPPSPPQSRADGISQSASKPLPLDDQKTSPPCSTSSSLAATSLSHSIPPLAVDPSSSSSSSVSSSSVSKHPPPPPPPPTAPPLPWSLQAGVDCTAGGVLALTALLFKMEEANIASRAKAQEFIQATSQILSQANQNQSQTHPSSSSSSSSSTQVPPPPSHAPPPGPTPAQFILHGSLPLVGCTKTPPSHLHPGLSLGGGCAQTPPPPLPTGLSVTTGGANETGWDSESKDPDKYLKKLHTQERAVEEVKLAIKPYYQRKDINKEEYKDILRKAVHKICHSRTGEINPVKVSNLVKLYVQRYKYFRKHGRKMDEEEKEERESASLHSSA is encoded by the exons ATGCCTCAGCAGTGCACGGAATATCATTTTACCAACAG TGACTTTGATGTGGAGCTTACAGCAGAGGTGAGACTAGAGGAGGCTTCATCACTGGCTTTCTTAGTGCCTGCTGCCCCTCGTTTCGACTTGTTTCGAAAGACAG GATACAAGTTTGACACAGCGTCGTTTCGCCTGTCAGCCCCTAAACCAGAGAAGAACTTTACAGACTGCCTTTTCCCCCCTGTCCCTTTCCCCAAGTTGACTGCAGCACAAATGCCCAGGCCATCTTCTCTCTGCACCTCTCAGAGGGAAACAGAGACTGCTAAAAGCCCTCTTCCTTCTTCCCCTTCTACGTCACCATCCTCCCCCTCCTCTGCTCCCTCTTCCCCcacctcctctccctcctcctgtTCTCCCGGAGGTAGAGGAACAGGCTATCGCGAGGACGAGGATGACGGCCATGTCGGAGACGGTATGGTCGGCAAGGCAGGAGACGGAGTGTCGTCCACTTCGTCATCTGTAGCTCCGTCTTCACTCCCTGTGCCTCCCCCGTTGTCTTTGAATCCGTTGCACCATGTCCCCTCGCCCCCTGACTTGCATGGCGATGACCAGAGGGAGGGTTCGGAGTTGGAGATCTATGACCCCTTTCACCCCACAGAtggggagggagaaagaggtaTGGATcaagatgaggaggaggaggaggatgaggaggaggaggaagaagaaggagagaaataCGACCCCTTTGAACCTACTGGCTCACCAGCCTCTGAGAAAGAGgcggaggaggatgaggaagaggagagagagctggagattGAAGAAGACGGAAGTACAGTGAGTAGCATACCTTGTGAGGTGAAGGACGATAAGGAAGTGGAGTTGGAGGCAGCTGCTGAGGCAGGGGGTCCCCCACCAGACTCAACAGAGACCCTAATTCCACTTCCTGAGGATGAGGACGAGGAGGAGACTCCCACACAGTTGACTAGGAACACACccatgagggagagagagaaagggatgaGGCAGAGGAGAAGGGATGACTCTGAACATGACTCTGAGATAGAAGAAGGAGAGATTGTGGGTGCTAACGAGAGAAGTAGGGAAAGGGAAgtggagagaaggagggaggtgCTGCTACCGTCCCCTGGAAGTCCTTCGTTTCTACAGGGAGGAGGCCTCAAACCAGAGAGGATCCTCCGAGTGCTGGATGGGGAAGGTTTTGTGTCTGTTCGAGCTGAGGGAGAATGGGATAGGGAACCAGTGCCCCCAGTAGGCTTGGGAGATTTGAGGAGGAAACTTACCAGCAGGCGAAAAGATAGGTTCAGATCATGCCCTTCTTCTGCCTCTGTGtcaccccctcctccctctgCGTTGCCTCTACCACCTCCTTCCCCTCCCGCCTCCCTGCCCCAGTCGGTGGAGAAGGCAAGGAGTCGCAAATCCTCAAAGAGCTCCAAGGAACGGGACAGACGCAAGCGGAAAGAGAGCAAAGGAGAAGACAAGGAGAAGcggaagaagagaaaagaggggaAAGGAGAGTCAGGAGGAGGGAGCGGGGAAAGCAAGGAGAGGGATCATGAGAGGAGGAGTAGAAGAGCTGGGAAAGAGAAGGATAAGGACAGGAGGCGGAGCAGCAGGAGTGACAGTCGGAAGAGGAAGAGCAGGCGTCAAAGCACGCCAGAACCTTCCTCTCGCTCACACTCCCAGAATACATCACGGCACGTACACGGCCGCAGATCCTGGTCCAGTCCTTCGGAGGGCCGGCACCGAGGGAGAGAACGAGACCGAGACAGGGACCGAGaacgagagaaggagagagatcgAGACAAGGAACGGGAACGAGACCATTACAGGGACAggaggcgagagagagactCCAGAAAGAAggaggacagaaagagagatcgCGATGAAGAAAGCAGGCGGTCGAGCAGCCGAGATAGGGGGAGCGtgaaaaggaggagagagagcagcgAGAGGAGAGACAGGGAGAAGGACCGGGAACGTGAAAGAGAGCGGGACAGGAGAAGAGACGGCCGCCCCGTCGTACCCCCGTCTATTCAGGATCTTAACGGATCAGATCTTTTTGCCATCAAGCGCACCATCACTGTTACCTCTACTCCCACTACCACAGTCCCCAGCTCCCCAGCCCATGGCCAGGACCTGCAACGGAGTCCAGGGCAAAGCTCAGACAAACCTCGCAAGCGCAAACGGAAACGGAGGAGACGCTCTGACGACGAAAGAGTGGATGAGGAGCGCAGGGACAGGTCTCGCCCCTCCTCTCTAACGCCTCCTCGCTACCACAGCTACGAATCTGACCGCCTCTCGGACCGCCCAGAGCCTGACATGCTGTCTCTGGACGGAGAGGCACTGGACTCTGATTACCCTTCGCTGGAAGATTCTCCTCTGCTCCCTCCTCCCCCTGAACCCCCTCTCCCTAGTCCCAAACCCAAATCCACAGCGCCCAAAAGCAGCCGGAGGCATGATAAGAAGAAATCCAGGTCCAGCAAAAAAACAGGCCAGTCCGAGTcgtccacctcctcctcctctcacagACCTAAAACAAAAAGCAAAGGCCTCTTGCCCTCACTGTCTCCCCCTCTGTCCGCGTCTTCTGGCAACACTGCATCCCTTCCACCTGCCACCTCCTCATCTACTGGCAAAAGACGCAAAGTGGGGAAGGAGAAAGGGGGCAAAAAAGAGTCGGGTCGTTCAGGCAGGTCGAAGAAGCTGGGCGGAAGCAGCAGAAAGGCTAAGCTGCAGTCTAAAGTGTCTGTGCTGGTGCGGGAGGGTGTTAGCAGCACCACAGGGAACTCTGGCAAACTGGGCATTGACCTCCTAGGACCTAGTGGGGTTGGTGGGGCCGCAGGACCTTCAGTGGTGGGCGGGTCCATAGCTGTGGTCTTCCGTCGGGACAATGAGAGTCGATCACCATTCTTGAAGCCTTGCTCAGAGCCCCTGTCCTTGCCTGGCAGAGCCAAGGAGCTTAGCAAGACTAGCAAGCAACGCAATACTCTTGCACCGCTTTCTTCAACCAGCCCGGCAGGTCTTAAGTCAAAGAAAGCCAAGCCAAGCTCTACCACCTCCACATCGTCATCTGCATCCTCGCCTACGTCGTCTTCGGCAGCCAAGCGTAGGCGGAGGCCAGGAAAGAAGCCCCGGGAAAAGGGCTTGGCGTTGGACGGACCTGATGCTAACAGCGCTAACAGTAGCACTTTGGGCTCTGGTTGGGCTGGGGCATCGGCGGATATTCAGCCTTTGGGTGGAGTCGGGCCCAAACAGTCCAGTCCCCCGTCTGCTCTTCCTGGCCCCACACCATCATCGTCGTCTTCATCTTCCTCGTCCTCATCCACCAGCGTCCTTCCCCCATCGTCCTCACCCCCCCACACTCCCCCACTGTCTTTACCACCCTCTCGAGACACAAGGGAATCCTCTCCAGACTCTCAGACTGTAGATAGCAGTTGCAAGACGCCAGAACCCTCGTTCCTTTCGGAGGAGTGCCCGGCTCAGTCCCAGTCCTCGCTCCTTGCGCCCTCAAAGTCTCCCCCGAGCCCTCCGCAGTCAAGGGCGGATGGCATATCCCAATCTGCCTCCAAGCCCCTCCCATTGGATGATCAGAAAACCTCGCCGCCGTGTTCCACTTCATCGTCCTTGGCGGCTACTTCCCTCTCTCATTCCATTCCTCCTCTGGCTGTAGATCCTTCCTCGTCCTCCTCATCTTCAGTGTCTTCGTCATCGGTCAGTAAGCATCCGCCTCCTCCACCGCCACCCCCTACAGCGCCACCTTTGCCCTGGAGCTTGCAGGCAGGGGTTGACTGCACCGCTGGAGGCGTTTTAGCAT TGACCGCCCTCCTGTTTAAGATGGAAGAGGCCAATATCGCCAGCCGAGCCAAAGCGCAGGAGTTCATTCAGGCCACAAGTCAG ATTCTCTCTCAGGCTAACCAGAACCAGTCGCAGACGcatccttcctcctcctcctcctcttcttcctccacacaagtccctcctcctccatcacaCGCCCCACCTCCAGGTCCAACTCCGGCGCAGTTTATCCTACACGGCTCACTTCCTTTGGTCGGCTGCACGAAAACGCCACCTTCTCATTTACACCCTGGACTTTCGCTGGGTGGTGGCTGCGCTCAGACTCCACCTCCTCCATTGCCTACAGGGCTGTCCGTGACAACAGGGGGCGCAAACGAGACAGGCTGGGACAGTGAGAGTAAAGACCCTGATAAG TACTTGAAGAAGCTGCACACCCAGGAGAGGGCAGTAGAGGAAGTGAAGTTGGCCATCAAACCCTACTACCAGCGCAAAGACATCAACAAAGAAGAGTACAAGGACATCCTGAGAAAAGCTGTGCACAAG ATATGTCACAGCAGGACGGGCGAGATCAACCCGGTGAAGGTGAGCAACCTGGTCAAGCTCTACGTCCAGAGGTACAAGTATTTCCGGAAGCATGGGCGCAAAATGGAcgaggaggagaaggaagagCGCGAGTCCGCCTCTCTGCACTCCTCCGCGTGA